In Microplitis demolitor isolate Queensland-Clemson2020A chromosome 10, iyMicDemo2.1a, whole genome shotgun sequence, the sequence CCAATagcagttttaaataaaaattcatcgcCATCTCGTACAAAAATATCCCAAATTCGACTTGTCACATCTAGTGGCATTGCTTTAgcataaattgtaaataaccaatcaagtaaataaaaatctggtGTCAAATTGATatcgaaaaaatgtttatgtaAGCAAggtaaatttctaaataataattcattataaataccccaataattattaattttaatttcattcaatgTAAGGGCTGTgttatgatataaattattgttaaataaattagctaAACAAATAAATGCATCAATAGCATCCATATTAAGTATTAACATGGCTCCAATAAAACTCATACCCTGTACATACCCAATTTCTGGTTTGAAAATACAATAAGCGGCTAACAAATTGTAAAGAGATTCAAATAGTGGTCCGtctttttggaaaatttgtaATGACGGAAATGTACGCGTGATATCTAATTTGATTGATGCTGATTCTATGTGATTACTggtgttaaacttttttacgcAATCTACGAATATTTCggcagttaaatttaaattattagcaaTGGCTAGGCACCAAATACGTCCTCGAACAGCTGATGGAATTCCTTGCCACCATAAATCATGTACCTCGGTGGTCGATTTGAGTTGAATGAAATTTGGTATTACTTTTTGATACCAGTACTGTAAATTTGACGATAGTTTATTTTCATCTTCTAACTGTTGAGcacgttttttattattatctttttgtTCACGTAATTCacgtttttttattccatCCAGAATAGCGTCATGTTGTTTACGGTGCAATGATTCTTCTTGAGAATTTTTAGCGGGTAAATTTGGCGGACGCGATTGTGGAATTAATCCTAAACTACCAATTTCATtagttattgtatttttactattattaatatttaactttgttcTTATTGTTGTTCCAGTGAAGACTGTTGTTGATGGTAAATTAAGACGTcgtgatgaaaaaatatttttgataaaattaattctaggTGAGTCTCCAGTTTTGtcgtgcattttttaaatttaaacatttgcACCTTTACTCATTTGTtgtgtgtatatttttataggagAATTTTTGTTACGATAAAGTTTagattttttagtaaaaatttattagcaattctttcatttaataaatgaatgcacagtattgattttatatttacggATGGTTTCTTTTAACATGCAGATTCTTGGTTGTTTGCTTTGCAAAATCATAAAAGCTAACCTTATTTGATaggtctgaaaaaaaaattataacatatTAGGTTTGGACATTATTAAAGTGATTAAttgttacttaatttattttttatagttacgttatatttaagaaataccGTTTGTCTATATTTTGAAAGCCATTGTGACATTTATGATACTAAGGATGACCAAAACGACAAAACTTTATTTgaacattattatatttttaaggtAAAGTTTTTACATAACAGAACTCTTACAACATTTAGACTATTTATCATACTCAGTTTGTACTATGTTATTATCTGTAATTGCGCAGTTTGATATATAATTGTAAAGAACATCATTCCATGagataatcgaaaatataaaaaatagtttcgaTAGAACTACTAAGgtttagtataaaataaatatatctaagTCTGCATCAGTAAAACTAGTCAGACTGCTGAGAGCGTATTGAGTGTCCTCTTTTCGGCTGATGGTAGGGGTATAATAATCGTGTGTACTATCTGATGCTTTTACCTTTCACTCGCCTTATTATAACCAAATTTAATTGCTAAAAtcgtaactaatttaaaaactaaaaatgaactaaaactaagtgcatttttttttaatttacaatatttcatggatgcaaaattttaaatttggtgAAATTGATaagataaagttatttaagaaGTCAGCACTCATTTTAgtcgagaaaaattttacgctgagaaacaaaaatacttttgttaagaatatttacttgatacaagaacatatattcttgataattttcgagaatatgtaattttgtctcaagaattcgtagaattgatggaaataatttttattttgtttactagtaataaatcaaattcatatataacaaaaataaacttgatgctcttttctcgagaaattgataattaatgataataaaagaaatattttgaacggatttcttgaaccaagaaattcttgtttggacaatattattttattttctcagtgTAGAAGAAAACATTTCTCGAGGCACCAGGCTAAGGAAGCGGTTCATGTTGACCAACAAAAGTGGCCGACTGTGaggttattattttcattttacatTAAGGCTGGGCCGTACTaaacgaatttttgaattttacttttcttttaatttattaatcaattgtcattacagaaatttttaaagcttCCGAAAAAATGtgtaagacaaattttttcggAAGGTTTTCATCATTTGAGTGACGTAATTATTTCAAACGTAATTAGGAAAATAGAATTCGAAAATTCGGTTAGTACTGCCCACCCTTAAGGCTGGGCCGCgtagtgaaaaatttttcagacctCGATTTTACGCCCGCGGTGTTTGTGGTGAACTCAGGAACCTTGGTGGCAGCGTAAATCAAGTCGATAACAAAGAGAGCATCCGAAAAGCGGTAATTCACAGGAGCTTAGtaaccctgatagccaagttggcgagaaactgacgagaaacttgcagccgcaactggaaccaagttgatcgccaacagttggtacctccaatagttgatggacattttctgagaaagttggtggcaaaagttgtaaatccaaaaagttgacgatcactttttgagaaagttggtggcaaaagttgcttgcaaaagttggtgatcataagttgacggtaagtttactttcaatttcctcagaaacttgcattccagttgcggctccatactgccgccaactttctgagaaagttggcggtaacttgtagccaaaagttgcaaaagctgaagttgtcgataacttgtcgtcaagttggtcgaaaactaatgaatgaccaactttttctcgatcaacttGTGTTATCAGGGAAAGTCAGTCACTTATTGctaccctgataacacgagttgatcgtgaaaaagttggtcattcattagtttccgaccaacttgacgacaagttatcgacaacttcagcttttgcaacttttggctacaagttaccgccaactttctcagaaaattggcgccagtatggagccgcaactggaatgcaagtttctgaggaaattgaaaaggAATTTACCGTTaacttatgattgccaacttttgcaagcaacttttgccgccaactttttcagaaagtgatcgtcaactttttggatttacaacttttgccaccaactttctcagaaaatgtccatcaactattggaggtaccaactgttggcggtcaatttggttccagttgcggctgcaagtttctcgtcagtttctcgccaacttggctatcagggtagaGACCATACGAAATTTTTGATAAGTTTTTTCGGTACCCAATCATTCATTTGTAATCAAATCTTAGATTATTTGCAAAGTAGCTGCAGCTTGTTGTCAAATTGAAGGAAGCTTCTACGGAGCAAACGTTTGCTGTACAAATCTGATTATTTGAGTGAAAACAAAAGTTGATATACATTGGCCGTCGAATTAAAGGGACTTCTActcagtatattttttattccaattcGCTCTAAATCTACAGTAACCCCTAATAGGTGCCATCTTTTTGTGCTAACAATAAGTTCTTTCGAGTCGAAAAGTATTTCGATTGAATATTATTCCCCGTATAGTTAAGAGTCAAATGATGTTAATAACGACTGTATTTATTTCTAGTGGATGTTTGAGATAGATTTGTATTTAGTCAGTTGCATTTAATGTTGTTTCCTTTAAATACAGATGGCTGATAGTAGCAGTACAAGATGGTGACTTAGTAATGTAGAAAGATGTCAAATTATGAATAGTTGTACATCGAACTGATGTTATGTATTTGCATACAGTAATTAAGTCGGACATAAAATGTTACATGTGTATTTGTtgctatcatgaaaaatagtcactaatctattaaaacaacgataatttaatgcattagtattttatactttttttaaaatgagtcaAATTAATTGAGAGCAGTTTGCTTATAATGCCAGTTGAATTTTTGTCTAGCCTTATTtaagtttacaataatttcgaGTCAGCGATTGTATGTTGCCAACATACTTGGTAGTATCGAAAGTTGTAGCAAGTAGAAGTTTATGCTCGTGCGATTTAGTGGTAGCAGTATATTATACCAAATTAACTTTATACTAGACTATACAGCGgtaccaacttttttaatttctatatgTCTGAAGGTAAAGTAGATCTCGAAAGGTAACTCTAACATTATACGCGGGTAGGGATcggaataagaaaatttaaattcatataaaatttctattaaaacatttattaataaaaataaagacattaaaatttacgacTATCATTAAAGATTGTTATTTTGATaactgtattttatattttcttaaaaatagataatttaattaacatattttttattaatttaaaatattttattgtcataatatactttttactttatttgaaaaatttaattatttacacataagttacataacaaaaaaataatagttacttgaaaaaaagaaaattataaattataaaataattaatttactaattatatcaatatcattcaaataaaatattagtcttcaatttttatccataaataattaataaattatttaaagaaaaaaaaaaaaaaaaaaaaaaaattcggcaaCAAAATGCCCaacattatcaaaaaaatttatttaaatcattcctTTAACGatacaaaaacataaaataaatttcacaaagtgtaacattttaatttcttaaattattcgatttgGCGTGAAATACGCTAGAATTGAACACTctccaaaaaaagtctcttatcactTTTTGATACATCCAttcttttaaaagttatttaatctTGAAGTCtaatttagattaaattttcagatgtttttacttttccggcgaaactatcaggcttattacaaaatataatgaaaccttctttgtagacaattttattctctaagaACTATTTCTAATGAAGTTCttcgaattccgcattgttttctacttctttttattctaatgtcaagcacataaaaaaatagtcttctgttcgattttaaaagcttggcataaaaacgaaaataattaggaaacaatgcggaattcgaaaaaactttattggaaataatttgtaaggcatagaattgtctacaaaaaaggacccgtgatattttgtgataaatctgatagtttcgccaaaaaaatgacaaaattctgaaaatttaatttaagttcgAC encodes:
- the LOC103575312 gene encoding TBC1 domain family member 12, whose translation is MHDKTGDSPRINFIKNIFSSRRLNLPSTTVFTGTTIRTKLNINNSKNTITNEIGSLGLIPQSRPPNLPAKNSQEESLHRKQHDAILDGIKKRELREQKDNNKKRAQQLEDENKLSSNLQYWYQKVIPNFIQLKSTTEVHDLWWQGIPSAVRGRIWCLAIANNLNLTAEIFVDCVKKFNTSNHIESASIKLDITRTFPSLQIFQKDGPLFESLYNLLAAYCIFKPEIGYVQGMSFIGAMLILNMDAIDAFICLANLFNNNLYHNTALTLNEIKINNYWGIYNELLFRNLPCLHKHFFDINLTPDFYLLDWLFTIYAKAMPLDVTSRIWDIFVRDGDEFLFKTAIGILILYKNELLSMDFVHVAQFLIKLPDTIKVDDLFKCIKWVNMKIGDRTFDQMILLL